The Ignavibacteria bacterium genome window below encodes:
- a CDS encoding CopG family transcriptional regulator — MKKKIKYSNENLGKIEIVKDFLPKPEDLVFKEDTVKVTLNLSKSSIEFFKEIAQKHGSQYQKVIRNLLDRYTSHYSQ; from the coding sequence ATGAAGAAGAAAATAAAATATAGTAATGAAAATCTTGGGAAGATAGAAATTGTAAAAGACTTTCTTCCTAAACCAGAAGATTTGGTATTCAAAGAAGATACAGTAAAAGTTACTCTTAATTTGAGCAAATCAAGTATAGAATTTTTTAAAGAAATTGCTCAAAAACATGGGAGCCAGTATCAGAAGGTAATTAGAAATTTACTTGATAGATATACATCCCATTATTCGCAATAG
- a CDS encoding BrnT family toxin: MAETTAFEWDEDKNKLNQKKHNISFEEAQYAFSDSKRIIAKDLEPSESEERYYCFGKIGENILTVRFTYRNNKIRIIGAGYWRKGKQIYEEENKI, translated from the coding sequence TTGGCCGAAACTACTGCATTTGAATGGGATGAAGATAAAAATAAACTTAACCAGAAGAAGCACAATATTTCTTTTGAAGAAGCTCAATATGCATTCTCTGATTCAAAAAGAATTATAGCCAAAGATTTAGAACCTAGTGAAAGTGAAGAAAGATATTACTGTTTTGGAAAAATTGGAGAAAATATACTTACTGTTCGTTTTACATATAGAAATAATAAAATTAGAATTATTGGTGCCGGATATTGGAGGAAAGGAAAACAGATTTATGAAGAAGAAAATAAAATATAG
- a CDS encoding type II toxin-antitoxin system VapC family toxin, producing MSKILLDTNVLIYSIDKDSKYFTKAHTIFSEQHELYTTSKNLSEFLSVITRIPNPLSLKDALLVIEDFTNVMTILYPDAESFLIFKDLLKIYQPIGLQIHDYEVISVGLSSQITTIATFNEKDFNKVKEIKLHIF from the coding sequence ATGAGTAAAATATTACTCGATACTAATGTTTTAATTTATTCTATCGATAAAGATTCGAAATATTTTACAAAAGCTCACACTATATTCTCGGAACAACACGAATTATATACTACTTCAAAAAATTTATCAGAATTCCTTTCGGTTATAACAAGAATTCCTAATCCATTATCATTAAAAGATGCTCTTCTTGTAATTGAAGATTTTACAAATGTAATGACAATTTTATATCCGGATGCTGAATCCTTTTTAATATTTAAAGATTTATTAAAGATATACCAACCTATTGGATTACAGATCCACGATTATGAAGTTATAAGTGTTGGATTATCAAGTCAAATTACTACAATAGCCACTTTTAACGAAAAAGATTTTAATAAAGTTAAAGAAATTAAATTGCATATTTTTTAA